The segment TGACGGAAGAACACTTCGGCAATGCGGGTGATCCCGGCGCTCAGGACGGCTGCCTCTGGCGTGGCCACGGCCATATCGGTTGTGGCAATGGCCTGGGTGTTGATGGCGGCGGTATGCTGTTGGAGCGGCAGGCTGTCGGTCGTGTTACAGGCTGCGAGAACAAGTCCGGCGATCAGGGTTGGGCGACCGATTGAAACGCCGGTCGCTATGCCGCGACGCAGACCGTTCACGACCCGGTCAATCAGGTCAATACGATCCTGTCCGTTGAGGCCCAACGCGTTGTTTTTCGAGATACGATCCGGAAACCACTGCATGCGAATCGTTATACCATCGATTCGGTTTCGATTCGCGGCAAAATTCAATCAGAGGTCTGTTCTTATTAACGTCGGCCTTTAGGTGTGGTTCCTTTGCCCTTTTTGTTCCGCTTCGGACCTTTTGTCGACTTCCTTGATTTTGTTGGATGTTTCCTGCCGTCTCGGCGTTTCGCGCCGCCTTCGGATGGAGCCTTGCCAAATTTTTCCGGCGAGCTGTCATGCAGCTCAAGATCGATGATGCCGGTGACCGGGTCAGCGCGTTTGATCGTGACGATGATCGGCTCGCCCATACGGAACTGGCGTCCCCGGCGGCGTCCTGTCAGCGAATGCTTTGCCTCGTCGTGAATGTAGTAATCATCCGGCAGGTTGCGGATCGGGATCAACCCGTCACCGCCGGTCTGGTCCAGCGTCACAAACAGACCGAAGCGACCGACACCGCTGATGCGGCCATGCTGCCTGCTGCCGATATGCTCACTGAGGTAGAGCGCCATATAGCGGTCATTGGCGCTGCGCTCGGCGGCGATAGCCTTGCGCTCGGTGGCGGAGATATGGATTGCGATCTCATCCAGATCGGTGGCGTCGGATGGCTGCAACCCGTCTTCGCCGAGCTTGAACAGATCAATCAGCGCCCGGTGTACGATCAGATCGGCATAGCGCCGGATCGGGCTGGTGAAATGGGCATAGTGCCGTAGGGCGAGACCGAAATGGCCGGTGCAGTTCGGGGCATAGCGCGCCTGTGCCTGCGCACGCAGGATCAGCTGGTGCACCAGTCGCTGGTCATCATGGCCCTCGACCTCTTCAATGACCTTGGCCAGATGAGCGGGCTTGATCACCTGTCCCTTGGCGAGCGTGATGTTCATGCCCTTCAGAATATCGCTGAGGCCATTGATCCGGTCGCGATCCGGGCTGTCATGGGTGCGATAGAGGGCGGGCTGCTGTGCCTTGTCCAGCGCCTCGGCGGCGGCGACATTGGCGGTAATCATGAATTCCTCGATCAGCCGGTGACTGTCGAGACGCGGGCGGGTGACGATTTCCTTGATGTGATTGTCATCATCAAAAACGATCACCGGCTCCGGCAGGTCTAGATCGAGGGTGCCACGGGCAGCCCGGTTTGCGGCCAGTACGGCATAGGCGGCATAGAGCGGCTCGATCACCGTTTTCATCAGCGGCTTAAGTTGCTTGCTCGGCTTGCCGTCACGGGCGTCCTGCGCTTCCTCATAGGTGATACGGGCATGGCTGCGCATCCAGGCGCGCTCGAACCGATGGGCGATCAGCCGCCCGGACTTGTCGATTACCATGCGGGCGGCAAGGCAGGGGCGGTCGCCATCCGGCCGGAGGGAGCAGAGGTCGTTTGACAGCCGTTCCGGCAGCATCGGTACGACCCGATCCGGGAAGTATACCGAGTTGCCACGTTCCTTCGCCGCTTCATCAAGAGCCGAGCCGCTGCGCACATAATGGGCAACATCGGCAATCGCGACGGTCAGCTTCCAGCCGCCCTTGTTGTCCTTCGAGGTGTCCGGCTCGGCATGGACCGCATCGTCGAAATCGCGAGCATCGGCACCGTCGATTGTCACGAGCGGCAGGTCACGCAGATTGACCCGGTACTTGTCATCGGCGGCTGGTGGTTCTGCCGTCTCGGCAATTTCCAGTGCTGCTTCCGGGAAATCGACCGGGATGTCATGGGTGGTGATGGCGATCAGGCTGACAGCACGCGGTGCCGACATATCGCCCAGCACCTCGATGACCTTGGCTTCCGGCAGGCCGAGGCGGTGCTGTTTGCGGCTGACCGGCTGGGCAAGGACGAGCGAGCCGGGCGTGGCACCATTGGCATTCTTGCTGCGGACGATGAAGTCGGATTTGGCCTTCTTGTCGGTGGGGCGGAGGCGACCGCCTTCCTCGCCCATCTCATAGATACCGATGATCCGGGCCGGTGCGCCGGGCAGGCGGCGCATGATCTTGGCGACAAAGCCGTTTTTCTGATTGCCGGAGATTTCCGCCAGTACCCGGTCACCGACGCCGAGGTTTGCCGCACGGCTGCCCTTGTCGGTGACAATAATCGGCGGCGGATCGGTGTCGTGCTCCCAGTTCACCGGACGAGCCAAGGGCTCGCCATCCATATCGGTGCCGGTCACTTCGAGTACAGCCACACGGGGCAGAATAGGGGCGTCGCGTTTAGCCAAGTGCCTCAGGCGCTCTTCTTGGTTTTGGTGGCCGCTTTTTTCTTCGTGGTCTTCTTCGCGGGGGCAGCCTTTTTCTTTGGCGCGGCTTTGGTTGCGCCTCCCTTGGCAGCCATTTTCTCGGCCTTGATCGCGATCAGTTCGATTGCCCGGTCGAAGGTAATGTCATCCGGGCTGTCCGCCTTGGTCAGCGATGCCATGACCTTGCCATGCTTCACATACGGGCCGAAGCGACCGTTGTTCAGCGTCACCGGCTTCTCATCCTCGGGGTGGTTGCCCAATTCGCGGATCAGGCCGGCAGGCTTGCCGCCGCTCTTGCTCAGCTTCTCGGCCATCATCTGAACCGCGTGGTTCAGGCCGATGGTCAGAACTGTGTCGTCAGCCGGTAGTGACTGATACGTGCTGCCAAGCTTGAGGTATGGACCATAGCGGCCAATACCGGCGGTAATCATCTGCTCGCTGTCCGGATGAATGCCCACATCACGGGGCAGGGACAGCAGTTGCAGGGCAATGTCGAGATCAATGCTGTTCGGTGACATTTCCTTGGGCAGGGAGGCGCGTGGCGGTTTTGGTGCCTTGCTCTTAGGCTTGCGCTTCTTGCCTTCGGCGGCTGCGGCCTCGGCTTCTGCGGCGGCTGCCGCTTCCTCTTCCTCGGACGGTCCGAGCTGGACATAGGCGCCGTATGGTCCCTGACGCAGGGTGACCGGCAGGCCGGTTTCCGGATCGTGGCCGAGCATCTGCAGCCCGCCCTCGATCACACCCTCGCCGGAGGTCTCGTCCTGTACTGCCAGTGTCGTCGTGTATTTGCACTCGGGATAGCGGCTGCAGCCGATGAAGCCACCGGTGCGACCGAGCTTGAGGCTCAGGCGACCTTCCTTACAGGCCGGGCATTCACGCGGGTTCTGTCCGTCCTGACGCTCGGGAAAGAAGTGCGGGCCGAGATTTTCGTCCAGCACATCGATAACGTCGCTGATCTTCAGATCCTGCGTGCCCTCGACCGCGCTGGAGAAGTTGCCCCAGAACTGGCTGAGCACTTCCTGCCACTGGGCGCGACCGCCGGAAATATCGTCGAGCTGTTCCTCGAGTTGCGCAGTGAAATCATATTCCACATAGCGCTCGAAGAAGTTCGACAGGAAGGCGGTAACCATCCGGCCCCGGTCCTCGGGCACGAAACGGCGCTTGTCGAGGATCACATAATCACGATCCTGCAGCACCTGCATGATGCTGGCATAGGTGGAAGGACGACCGATGCCGAGTTCTTCCAGTTTCTTAACCAGGCTGGCCTCGGAATATCGTGGTGGCGGCTGGGTGAAGTGCTGGTCCGGTTTAACCGTTTCGCGCTTCGGTGTGTCGCCCTTGTTCAGTGGCGGCAGGCGGCGGCTTTGCTCGTCCTCGTCATCCTCGTCGCGACCTTCCTGATACAGCTTCAGGAAGCCGTCAAAGGCGATGATCGAACCGGTCGCGCGCAGGGTCAGATTGCCGCTGTCATCGACCAGATCAATGGCTGCCTGATCAAGCACGGCGGATTCCATCTGGCTCGCCATGGTGCGCTTCCAGATCAGATCATAGAGCTTGAGCTGTTCGGGATTGAGGAACTTGCGCATCATGCCCGGGCGACGGCTGAGGTCGGTGGGGCGGATTGCCTCGTGGGCTTCCTGCGCGTTCTTCTGTTTCGATTTGTAGATGCGTGGGCTGCCGGGCACATAATCCGCACCATAATCCTGACCGATCAGGGCACGGCTCTGGCTGATGGCTTCCTGACTGAGCTGGATGCCGTCGGTACGCATATAGGTGATGAGACCGACCGTCTCGCCACCAATATCGACACCTTCATAAAGCTGCTGGGCGAGGCGCATGGTCTGGCTGGCACCGAGACCGAGGCGACGGGACGCATCCTGCTGCAGGGTCGAGGTTGTGAACGGCGCATAAGGGTTGCGCTTGGTCTGTTTCTTCTCGATCTCCGCGACCTTGAACAGACCGGCGGCAATACGGTCGGCGAGGGCCTTTGCCTCGGCCTCGTTGGAGATGCTGAGCTTATCCAGCTTCTTGCCATCGGCATGGGTCAGGCGGGCGGTGAAGGTCGCGCCGTCATCGGTGGTAAAATCGACCTCGATCGACCAGTATTCAACGGCCTTGAATACCTCGATCTCGGCTTCTCGCTCACAGATCAGGCGCAGGGCAACCGACTGCACGCGGCCTGCGGATTTGGAGCCGGGCAGCTTGCGCCACAGGACCGGCGACAGGGTAAAGCCAACGAGATAATCGAGTGCCCGACGGGCGAGATAGGCCTGAACCAGTGAATCATCCACCTGACGCGGATGCTCGATAGCATCCTGAACCGCGCGCTTGGTGATCTCGTTGAAGGTGATGCGATGCACTTCCTTGTCGTCGAGGAGCTTTTTGTCCCGCAGGACTTCCTCGACATGCCACGAGATGGCTTCTCCCTCGCGATCCGGGTCAGTTGCGAGATAGAGGCGCTTGGCAGACTTTACCGCCTGGGTGATGTCCTTGACCGTTTTGCCCGCACGGTCGCCGAGTTCCCAATCCATTGAAAAGCCGTCATCGGGCCGTACCGATCCGTCTTTCGGCGGCAGGTCGCGGATATGGCCATAGGAGGCAAGTACCTTGTAATCGGAACCGAGATATTTCTCGATCGTCTTGGCCTTTGCGGGCGACTCAACGATGACGAGATTGCTGGCGGACATGGGCGGCGTGTTCTTTCTAAACTGTTTTATATCTGGCCGGTCTGGGGGCTATCCATCGTGCTCTTGTCATGATGATCCGACCCGCGCAACCATATTTCCCGGGTGGCGTACCACCTGACCGGTCAACTCCAGTTCGGTCAGGATCGTCGCTACCTTAGGCGCAGACAAATTGCAGACGCGAATTAACTCGTCAACTGCTGTTGGTGAAGAGCTGAGCGCATTGAGGATGATCTGGTCATCTTCCAGAGACATAGGTGCGCTATCTGTTTCTTCAATGAAATCATGATCTTCAATGTCTCTGGCTGTGCTTTGAAACAGTGGCGCATCGGACTGCATAAAATTATCCGGGCGGTATTTTTCAAGCGCGGCGGCAGGATCAGCCATCATCGGCCGGATCACATCGAGCACATCATCAGCGGTTTCGGTCAGCACTGCGCCCTGCCGCAACAGATGGTTGGCACCGCTGCTGCGCGGGTCATAGGGGAAGCCCGGCACGGCAAAGACCTCGCGGTTCTGTTCCACCGCCCGGGTTGCGGTGATCAGGGTGCCGGAACGCCGCGCCGCTTCGACCACAACCACACCGAGGGAAAGGCCGGAGATGATCCGGTTGCGATGCGGGAACATCTTGCCCATGGGTTCCGCACCCCATGGCCGTTCACTGACAATCGCACCCTGTTCGGCGATCTGTTCATACAGTTTCGTATGTTGGCGCGGATAGATGACATTAGCACCACCGGCGAGCACGGCAATTGTGCCGGTTGCCAGTGCTGCCTCATGTGCCCGGCCATCAATGCCAAGGGCGAGGCCGGAGGTAATAGTCAGGCCAGCCTGTCCGAGGTCGCGGGAGATTTCACCGGCAAAGCGCTGGCCGTTTACCGAGGCGTTGCGCGAGCCGACAATGCCGATGCCGGGGCGGGACAGCAGCGCCGGATTGCCGATCACGGTCAGGACAATGGGCGCGCCGTCGATCTGGCGCAGAATTTCCGGGTAGCGTGCTTCACCGCGCACGACCAGATGGGCACCATGGCGGTTGATGCGATCCAGTTCGGCCCGTGCCATATCCTCGGGCGGGACGACCGGGCGTTTACCGCCGCGGCGTTTGCTCACCAGTTCCGGCAGGGTGGCGAGTGCTTCGATGGCGGAGGGGTAGCGCGCCAGCAACTGATCGGCAGCGGCGGCACTCAGATGTTCTGTTCGGGCAAGACGTAACCAGGCAAGCCGCTCGGCATCGGAAATCTGCTGTGGCGGCTGTGTCCGTGTCATCAGGTGCCACCGTCGCCGGTTTCCGCAGCGGTCGCCGGATTGGTATCAGCATCCGGGCTGCGCTTGCGCGAGAGGTTGATTTTGCTCTCCTCTCCACGGATCAGGCGGATGATGTTGCTGCTGTGCCGGGCCCATGAGATCACGCTCAGAATACCGACAAAGACCAGCGCTTCCGGGCCGATCAGGGCATAGCCAATGAACGGCGCGGCAGCGAGGCAGACCAGCGCTGACAGCGACGAGTAGCGGAACAGCAAGGCGGTGGCGAGCCATGTCAGGGCGGTGGCGGCGCCGAGCAACAGGTCGACGGCAAACAGGATGCCAAGGGTGGTGGCAACACCCTTGCCGCCCTTGAATTTCAGCCAGACCGGGAACAGGTGACCGAGAAACGCGCCGAGACCGGCAATCCAGCCAACATCGGTGCCGAACAGGATGCTGCCAAGCACGACCATCACCGCACCCTTGCCAGCATCCAGTATCAGGGTCAGGGCGGCGAGGGCCTTGTTGCCGGTGCGCAGGACATTGGTGGCACCGATATTGCCGGAACCGATCTTGCGGATATCGCCCTGACCGGCCATGCGGGTCAGGATCAGGCCGAACGGCGTTGAACCGACGAGATAGCCGATGATGATGGCGAGGAGGTAAAGCTGCCAGGAAGCAGGATCAAACATGGTGCTGGTTCTGTACAGTTCTGGTTCGGGCCATCAGGCGGCGGCACTCAATTCATTCAGTCGGTCATATACCAGACGCCCATCAATGACCGTCTTTTCCACCCGGCCTAGCACGGGGCGGCGGTCAAAGGCAGAGTTTTTCGACTTGGAATGCAGTTTCTCCGCCTCGATCCGCCATGCGTGATCCGGGTCGATGATGACGAAATCAGCGGCGGCACCAATGCCGAGCGTACCAGCCTTGAGGCCGAGCAGACGGGCCGGATTGCTGGTCATGGTCGCGAGCAGATCGGCGAGGCCGATATGTTCCTGATGGTAGAGGTTGAGGGCGATCGGCAGCATGGTTTCGATGCCGATGACACCGGTTGCTGCCTGCGCGAATGGCAGACGCTTGCTGTCCACATCTTCCGGCATGTGATCGGAGGCAATGGCGTCGATGGTGCCATCGCTGATACCGGCAACGATGGCTTCCCGGTCCTCGTCAGTGCGCAGGGGCGGCGATACCTTGGCAAAGGTCCGGTAGTCGGCCACATCCATCTCGGTCAGGGAGAAGTAATGCGGGGCGGTGTCACAGGAGACAGGCAAGCCCCGGCTCTTCGCCAGACGAATGGCCGCGACGGCTTCCTTGGTCGAGATATGGGCGACGTGATAGCGGGCACCGGTCATCTCAACCAGTCGCAGGTCGCGTTCGATCATCATGACCTCGGCCAGACGCGGGATGCCCTTCAGCCCGAGACGGGTGGCGGTCTCGCCGCCATTCATCTGGCCTTCCTTGGTCAGGCTCGGTTCGTCCGGGTGCTGAATGATCAGGCGGTCGAATTGATGGGCGTAACTCAACGCGCGGCGCATGACCGATGCGCTGGCAATCGCGTTGCCGGCATCGGTGAAGCCGACTGCACCGGCCTCGGCCAATAGCCCGTATTCGGTCAGATCCTGTCCGGCGAGATCGCGGGTGGCAGCGGCATAGGCATAGAATTTGGCACCGCGCTGTTCACGCGCACGGCGGGCGATGAACTCAAGCCCGGCGGCATCGGCGATGACCGGATCGGTGGTCGGCAGGCAGACCATGCTGGTAACGCCACCGGCGGCAGCGGCGCGGGATGCGGTGGCGAGGGTTTCCTTGTGCGCCAAGCCGGGCTCACCAACGGTAACCCGCATATCGACGAGACCGGGGGCGAGCACGAGGCCCTGACCGTCGATGGTAACGGCATCATCCGGTACCCCCTGGGACAGGGCATCCGGCCCGATAGCCTTGATAACGCCGTGGTCGGCGATCAGTCCCGCATTGTTGCCCGGTGCTGCATCCATGCCGTTGGCAGGATCAATGATACGAACGTTGCGGACAACGGTGGTCTTGGTGGTCATGCTGAAGCTCCTTCCGGATGCCAGACGTGATAGAGCAGGTCGAGACAGGCCATCCGCACCGCAACGCCGAGCTCAACCTGATCGAGAATGACCGAGCGGTTGATGTCATCCGCCAGTTCCGAGCCGATTTCGACGCCCCGGTTCATCGGGCCGGGGTGCATGACCAGTGCTTCCGGTTTCGCCACCTTCAGCTTCTCATAGGTCAGGCCATAGAAATGGTAGTACTCGCGGATCGAGGGGACGAAGCTGCCCTGCATCCGTTCGGTCTGCAGCCGCAGCATCATGACGATGTCCACATCCTTTAGGCCCTCGCGCATATCGGTGAAGGCGGTGCAGCCCATACGCTCGATGCCACTCGGCAGCAGGGTGGGTGGGGCGATGACCCGAACCTCGGCACCCATGGCGCTCAGCAGATGGATATTGGAGCGGGCGACCCGGCTGTGGGTGATGTCGCCGCAGATGGCAATGCGCAGACCCTCGATCCGGCCGACCCGGCGGCGGATGGTCAGGGCGTCGAGCAGTGCCTGTGTCGGGTGTTCATGTGAGCCGTCCCCGGCATTGATCACCGGGCAGTTGACCTTCTGCGACAGCAGATTGACCGCGCCTGATTCCTGATGCCGGACGATCAGGAAGTCCGGGTGCATGGCGTTGAGGGTGAGGGCGGTATCGATCAGGGTTTCACCCTTCTTCACCGAACTGGTGGCCACCGACATGTTGATCACATCGGCACCGAGCCGCTGGCCTGCCAGCTCGAAGCTGGTACGGGTGCGGGTTGAGTTCTCGAAGAACAGGTTGATGATCGTGCGTGCGGTGAGGAGTGATGACTTGCGACCCGACTGGCGGTTCAACTCGACATATTTATCGGCGCAATCGAGGATCGTGGTGATGTCATAGGGCGGCATGCCGCCGATGCCGAGAATATGCCGATGGGCGAAAGGGGGATATCCGGTGGCGGTTTGGTCCGATGCGGACGCAGGCTTAGCGGATGCAGGGGCGCTGGTCATGGCGTCTCTCGCTTAAATACAGGTCAGATTGTCGGCTAAGCGCGCAACTTAGATCGTTTGCCGGTAAAAGGAAACGGGATTCTAGCCACGCTGATTGGCCATGGCGTCCAAAGCGCCCTGCAAAATGAAACTGGCGGCCATTTTGTCCACAACTGCAGCGCGTTTTTTGCGGCTGAGATCGGCCTCATCAATCAGGAAACGATCAACCGCACTGGTCGACAGGCGCTCATCCCAGAGCAGTATCGGCGGATCGATATGACCGAACAGCGAGCGGTCTTTGGCGGCGGCTTTCAGAATCTCATGGGCAAAGCTTTGTGTGATCTGGACTCGGGGGCCCTTGCTGCCATCCATATTGAGCGGCAGGCCCAGAACGAAGCCTTTCACATCACGGTCCTTGGCCAGCGCGCCGAGGCGCACGAGATCGGCACCGATCTTCCGGCGCTGGATTGTCTCGACCGGCGTTGACAGGCTGAGGCCACGGTCAGAGGCGGCAACACCAATGGTTTTCTCACCCAGATCTAGGCCGAGGACGGCGCTGCCGGGACGGATGACGGCGATAAAGTCGGATAATTCCAGAAGGGGCATGGGGATAAAGCCGGTTGGTGCAATCGGATAGATTGGCGGTAATTGAGAGAAGCGCTTGAAATGCCAGCCAACGCTCATTACCACAAGCATCGTTATCACAGGCAGCACACAAATCACGAAGTTACTTGCCTCTGCGTGGCTGGTGTTTATACCCGCTATGTGGAAGCGGCAGCTTTCATTCCTCATTTACGCTGACCCGCCTGTTTGGAGAATTGAACCGACCATGTCGATCGATCAGAACACAGTCGCCCGCATTGCCCGGCTCGCCCGCATCGAGGTGCCGGATGACAAACTCGAGCCAATGGCTGCCGAGCTCGGCAATATCCTGAAATTCGTTGAGCAGCTTGCCGAGGTGAATACCGATGGCGTGCAGCCGATGACCTCGGTTGTGGCGATGGATGCGCCCTTGCGTGAAGACGTGGTCAATGATGGCAATGTGCGTGATGACGTGCTCGCCAATGCACCGGAAGCCATGGAAGGCTTCTTCGTTGTGCCGAAAGTGGTGGAGTAAGGAACGATGAGCAAAGCTGAACTGACCGGCCTGACATTGGCCGAAGCGCGTGACGGTCTGGTTGCCAAGGATTTCTCCGCTGTTGAACTGGCCGAGGCTCATGTGGATGCGGTTGAGCAAATCCGCAGCCTCAATGCCTATCTCGTGGAAACTCCTGATGCCGCCCTCGAAGGCGCGAAGCTGAGTGACGAGCGTATTTCCAAGGGCGAGGCACGTCCGCTTGAGGGTCTGCCGCTTGGCATCAAGGATCTGTTCTGCACCAAGGGTGTGCAGGCTGCTGCTGGCAGTAAAATCCTCGAGGGCTTCAAGCCACCTTATGAATCAACCGTCACCTCGCAGCTCTGGCGCGATGGTGCCCTGATGCTGGGCAAGCTGAACATGGACGAATTCGCCATGGGTTCAGCCAATATCACCAGTGCCTTCGGTCCGGTGGAAAGCCCGTGGAAGCGTCCGGGCGAAAATCGTCCGCTGGTGCCGGGTGGTTCTTCCGGCGGTTCTGCGGCGGCGGTTTCTGCCCGTGCCGCACTGGCGGCAACCGGCACCGATACCGGTGGCTCGATCCGCCAGCCAGCTGCCTTCACCGGTATTGTCGGTCTGAAGCCGACCTATGGCCGTTGCTCACGCTGGGGCATCATTGCCTTCGCCTCATCGCTCGATCAGGCCGGGCCGATGACCCGCACGGTGCGTGATGCGGCGATCATGATGCGCTCCATGGCCGGTTATGATCCGAAGGACAGCACCAGCGTCAACACGCCGGTGCCTAACTATGAAAAAGCGCTGACCGGCGATATTCGCGGGCTCAAGGTCGGTATTCCGAAACAGTACCGCGTCGATGGCATGGATGCCGAGATCGAAGCGATGTGGGATCAGGGCGTTGAGTGGCTGAAAGCCGCTGGTGCCGAGGCGGTGGAAGTCGACCTGCCGCACACATCCTATGCCCTGCCGACCTATTATATTGTGGCGCCTGCCGAATGTTCATCGAACCTCGCGCGCTATGATGGTGTTCGCTATGGTCTGCGGGTCGAGGGTGAAGACCTCAACGACATGTATGCGCGCAGCCGTGCTGCCGGTTTCGGTGACGAGGTCAAGCGCCGCATCCTGATCGGCACCTATGTTCTCTCTGCCGGTTACTATGATGCCTATTACATCAAGGCACAGAAGGTCCGTGCGCTGATCGCTGAGGATTTCCGCAAGGCATTCGAGCAGGTCGATGTATTGCTGACGCCAACCGCGCCGAGTGCTGCCTTTGCCGTCGGTGAAAATTCCGATGATCCGGTAGCCATGTATCTGAACGATGTCTTCACCGTTCCGGCTTCTCTTGCCGGCCTGCCGGGCATGTCACTGCCGGCCACGGTGAACAAGGATGGCCTGCCGCTCGGTCTGCAGCTGATCGGTCGTCCATTTGACGAAGAAACAGTGATCCGGGTCGGTGGCGTGATGGAAGAGGCGGCAGCCTTTTCTGCCAAACCGAACGGCCTGATTGCGGCCTGAGCAGGCATGACGATTACGACTACCAACAACTACGCGGGGCCAGAAATATGAAAGTCGGAGAACTCATGGAGGTGCTGGGTCGCCTCGAACCCGATGCTGATGTGGCTGTCGCGCTTGATTTTCAGGATGAGGCCGATCTGGGCGTGCATGAGATCGTGCAGATCGACAAATTCGAGCTGGATAACGGCGATGTGGCGGTGATCCTGATTGTCGAGGCCACGCCGGATGGCGAGCCGGATGACAATGTCACGGTGGTGCCACCCGCTGCCAACAAGAACTGATTTTTCGGAACTGATTTCGATTATACGGAGCTAAAGCCAGATGGCGTTCACAATTCAGGGCGAAACCGGTGTTTTCGAGGCTGTTATCGGTCTGGAAATCCACGCGCAGGTCATCTCCAATTCCAAGCTGTTTTCTGGTGCTGCCACCGAGTTCGGTGCCGATCCGAATACCCAGGTCAGCCTCGTTGATGCGGCCATGCCCGGTATGCTGCCGGTGCTGAACGCGGAATGTGTGCGTCAGGCGGTGCGTACCGGTCTTGGCATCAACTCCGCGATCAATCTCCGTTCGGTGTTCGAGCGCAAGAACTACTTCTATGCCGACCTGCCGCAGGGTTATCAGATTTCCCAGTATGAGCATCCGATTGTCGGCCTCGGTGAGGTTGAGATCGACCTGCCGGGCGGCGAGACCAAGATGATCGGCGTAACCCGTCTGCACCTCGAACAGGATGCGGGCAAGAGCCTGCATGACCAGCACCCGACCAAGACCTATGTCGACCTGAACCGATCCGGTGTGGCGCTGATGGAAATCGTCTCCGAACCCGATCTGCGCGGACCGGAAGAGGCGGCAGCCTATCTGAAGAAAATCCGCGCCATTGTGCGTTATCTCGGCACCTGTGACGGCAATATGGAGGAAGGCTCCATGCGCTGTGACGTGAACATCTCCGTGCGCAAGCCGGGTGCTGAATTTGGTACGCGTTGCGAGATCAAGAACGTCAACTCGATCCGCCACGTGCAACAGGCCATTGAGTATGAGGCCCAGCGTCAGGTTGAGCTGATCGAAGATGGCGGTGAAGTGGTACAGGAAACCCGTCTCTGGGATCCGCGTGCCGGTGAAACCCGGTCCATGCGCTCGAAGGAAGAGGCGCATGACTATCGCTATTTCCCCGACCCCGATCTGCTGCCGCTGGAGCTGGAACAGAGCTGGGTCGACGAGTTGAAGGCAACCCTGCCGGAACTGCCGGATGCCAAGAAACACCGCTTCATGGATGATTACGGCCTGTCGCTCTATGACGCTGCCGTTCTCGTTGCCGACCGGGAATCTGCCGATTACTTCGAGGCCGTTGCCAATGGCCGTGACGCGAAGCTGGCGGTGAACTGGGTGACAACCGAGCTGTTCGGTGTGCTGAACAAGGAAGGCAAGGATATCGGCGAAAGCCCGGTATCGGCGCAGGACCTCGGTGGCCTGATCGATCTGATTTCCGACAACACCATTTCCGGTCGTATCGCCAAGGATGTTTTTGCCGAGATGGTGGAGACCGGCAAGGCTGCCAGCGCCATCGTCGAGGAGAAGGG is part of the Micavibrio sp. TMED2 genome and harbors:
- a CDS encoding Holliday junction resolvase RuvX, with the protein product MPLLELSDFIAVIRPGSAVLGLDLGEKTIGVAASDRGLSLSTPVETIQRRKIGADLVRLGALAKDRDVKGFVLGLPLNMDGSKGPRVQITQSFAHEILKAAAKDRSLFGHIDPPILLWDERLSTSAVDRFLIDEADLSRKKRAAVVDKMAASFILQGALDAMANQRG
- a CDS encoding dihydroorotase (Catalyzes the reversible hydrolysis of the amide bond within dihydroorotate. This metabolic intermediate is required for the biosynthesis of pyrimidine nucleotides) produces the protein MTTKTTVVRNVRIIDPANGMDAAPGNNAGLIADHGVIKAIGPDALSQGVPDDAVTIDGQGLVLAPGLVDMRVTVGEPGLAHKETLATASRAAAAGGVTSMVCLPTTDPVIADAAGLEFIARRAREQRGAKFYAYAAATRDLAGQDLTEYGLLAEAGAVGFTDAGNAIASASVMRRALSYAHQFDRLIIQHPDEPSLTKEGQMNGGETATRLGLKGIPRLAEVMMIERDLRLVEMTGARYHVAHISTKEAVAAIRLAKSRGLPVSCDTAPHYFSLTEMDVADYRTFAKVSPPLRTDEDREAIVAGISDGTIDAIASDHMPEDVDSKRLPFAQAATGVIGIETMLPIALNLYHQEHIGLADLLATMTSNPARLLGLKAGTLGIGAAADFVIIDPDHAWRIEAEKLHSKSKNSAFDRRPVLGRVEKTVIDGRLVYDRLNELSAAA
- a CDS encoding aspartate carbamoyltransferase, which translates into the protein MTSAPASAKPASASDQTATGYPPFAHRHILGIGGMPPYDITTILDCADKYVELNRQSGRKSSLLTARTIINLFFENSTRTRTSFELAGQRLGADVINMSVATSSVKKGETLIDTALTLNAMHPDFLIVRHQESGAVNLLSQKVNCPVINAGDGSHEHPTQALLDALTIRRRVGRIEGLRIAICGDITHSRVARSNIHLLSAMGAEVRVIAPPTLLPSGIERMGCTAFTDMREGLKDVDIVMMLRLQTERMQGSFVPSIREYYHFYGLTYEKLKVAKPEALVMHPGPMNRGVEIGSELADDINRSVILDQVELGVAVRMACLDLLYHVWHPEGASA
- a CDS encoding aspartyl/glutamyl-tRNA(Asn/Gln) amidotransferase subunit C; translated protein: MSIDQNTVARIARLARIEVPDDKLEPMAAELGNILKFVEQLAEVNTDGVQPMTSVVAMDAPLREDVVNDGNVRDDVLANAPEAMEGFFVVPKVVE
- the gatA gene encoding aspartyl/glutamyl-tRNA amidotransferase subunit A (allows the formation of correctly charged Asn-tRNA(Asn) or Gln-tRNA(Gln) through the transamidation of misacylated Asp-tRNA(Asn) or Glu-tRNA(Gln) in organisms which lack either or both of asparaginyl-tRNA or glutaminyl-tRNA synthetases; reaction takes place in the presence of glutamine and ATP through an activated phospho-Asp-tRNA(Asn) or phospho-Glu-tRNA), whose translation is MSKAELTGLTLAEARDGLVAKDFSAVELAEAHVDAVEQIRSLNAYLVETPDAALEGAKLSDERISKGEARPLEGLPLGIKDLFCTKGVQAAAGSKILEGFKPPYESTVTSQLWRDGALMLGKLNMDEFAMGSANITSAFGPVESPWKRPGENRPLVPGGSSGGSAAAVSARAALAATGTDTGGSIRQPAAFTGIVGLKPTYGRCSRWGIIAFASSLDQAGPMTRTVRDAAIMMRSMAGYDPKDSTSVNTPVPNYEKALTGDIRGLKVGIPKQYRVDGMDAEIEAMWDQGVEWLKAAGAEAVEVDLPHTSYALPTYYIVAPAECSSNLARYDGVRYGLRVEGEDLNDMYARSRAAGFGDEVKRRILIGTYVLSAGYYDAYYIKAQKVRALIAEDFRKAFEQVDVLLTPTAPSAAFAVGENSDDPVAMYLNDVFTVPASLAGLPGMSLPATVNKDGLPLGLQLIGRPFDEETVIRVGGVMEEAAAFSAKPNGLIAA